In Cynocephalus volans isolate mCynVol1 chromosome 16, mCynVol1.pri, whole genome shotgun sequence, the following proteins share a genomic window:
- the LOC134365194 gene encoding LOW QUALITY PROTEIN: uncharacterized protein LOC134365194 (The sequence of the model RefSeq protein was modified relative to this genomic sequence to represent the inferred CDS: deleted 1 base in 1 codon; substituted 1 base at 1 genomic stop codon) codes for MGQNNSTPLSLTLDHWRDVRARAHNLSVEIRKGKWRTFCSSEWPTFGVGWPPEGTFNVSVISAVKRIVFQEIGGHPDQVPYIVVWQDLAQSPPPWMPPSVKVAVVSSPEGPSAPPRPPIYPATDDLLLLSEPPPYPAAPPPPLAPQAVGPAPVQAPDISDPEGPAAGTRSRRARSPADDSGPDSTVILPLRAIGPPAEPNGLVPLQYWPFSSADLYNWKSNHPSFSENPAGLTGLLESLMFSHQPTWDDCQQLLQILFTTEERERILLEARKNVLGDNGAPTQLDNLINEAFPLNRPQWDYNTAAGRERLLVYRRTLVAGLKGAARRPTNLAKVREVLQGPAEPPSVFLERLMEAYRRYTPFEPSSEGQQAAVTMAFIGQSAPDIRKKLQRLEGLQDYSLQDLVREAEKVYHKRETEEEREERKKKEAEERERRRDKRQEKNLTRILAAVVSEKGFRDRQTGNLSNRARKTPRDKRSPLDKDQCAYCKEKGHWARECPRKKNVREARVLSLDDXGSQGSDPLPEPRITLTVEGTPIEFLVDTGAEHSVLTQPLGRVGSRRTVVQGATGSKVYPWTTKRLLKAGHKQVTHSFLVIPECPSPLLGRDLLTKLKAQIQFSAEGPQVTWEDRPTLCLTLNLEEEYRLHEKPGPSSIDPSWLQLFPTVWAERAGMGLANQVPPVVVELRSGASPVAVRQYPMSKEAREGIRPHIQRFLDLGVLVPCQSPWNTPLLPVKKPGTNDYRPVQDLREINKRVQDIHPTVPNPYSLLSSLPPCHTWYSVLDLKDAFFCLRLHPSSQPLFAFEWKDPEKGNAGQLTWTRLPQGFKNSPTLFDEALHRDLAPFRALNPQVVLLQYVDDLLVAAPTYRDCKEGTQKLLQELSKLGYRVSAKKAQLCQREVTYLGYLLKGGKRWLTPARKATVMKIPAPTTPRQVREFLGTAGFCRLWIPGFASLAAPLYPLTKESIPFTWTEEHQKAFDRIKKALLSAPALALPDLTKPFTLYVDERAGVARGVLTQTLGPWRRPVAYLSKKLDPVASGWPTCLKAVAAVALLLKDADKLTLGQNVTVIAPHSLESIVRQPPDRWMTNARMTHYQSLLLNERISFAPPAILNPATLLPVESEATPVHRCSEILAEETGTRRDLKDQPLPGVPAWYTDGSSFIAEGKQRAGAAIVDGKRTVWTSSLPEGTSAQKAELVALTQALRLAEGKNINIYTDSRYAFATAHIHGAIYKQRGLLTSAGKDIKNKEEILALLEAIHLPKRVAIIHCPGHQRGNDPVATGNRRADEAAKQAALSTRVLAETTKPQELIEPAQVKAEPRELTPDRGKEFIQRLHQLTHLGPEKLLQLVNRTSLLIPNLQSVVREVTSRCQACVMTNAVPTYREIGKRQRGDRPGVYWEVDFTEVKPGRYGNRYLLVFIDTFSGWVEAFPTKTETALTVCKKILEEILPRFGIPKVLGSDNGPAFVAQISQGLATQLGINWKLHCAYRPQSSGQVERMNRTIKETLTKLALETGGKDWVALLPLALLRARNTPGQFGLTPYEILYGGPPPILESGGTLGPNDNFLPVLFTHLKALEVVRTQIWDQIKEVYKPGTVTIPHPFQAGDRVLVRRHRPSSLEPRWKGPYLVLLTTPTAVKVDGIAAWVHASHLKPAPPSAPDESWELEKTDHPLKLRFRRRQNE; via the exons atgggacaaaataactctacccctctctccctcactctagatcactggagggacgtgagagcaagggctcacaatctgtccgtggaaatcagaaagggaaaatggcggaccttttgttcctccgagtggcccacgttcggtgtcgggtggccgccggaaggaacttttaatgtctctgtcatttccgcagttaaaaggattgtctttcaggaaatcgggggacacccggaccaagttccatatatcgtggtgtggcaagacctcgcccagagtcccccaccatggatgccgccctctgtcaaggtcgctgtcgtctccagtccagaggggccatccgctcctccccgaccccccatctacccggcaacagacgacttgctccttctctctgagcccccgccctatccggcagccccgccacctcctctggcccctcaggcggtcggaccggcgccggtccAGGCGCCTgatatttccgatcctgagggaccagccgcagggaccaggagtcgccgtgcccgcagtccggcagacgactcgggtcctgattccactgtgattttacccctccgagccataggacccccagccgaacccaacggcctagtccctctgcaatattggcctttctcttcagcagatctttataattggaaatctaatcatccttctttctctgaaaatccagcaggactcacggggctccttgagtctcttatgttttctcatcagcccacctgggacgattgccaacagctcctacagattctcttcaccacggaggaacgagaaaggattctccttgaggcccgcaagaatgtcctgggggacaacggggcccctactcaactcgacaacctcattaatgaggccttccccctcaatcgacctcagtgggactacaacacagccgcaggtagggagcgtctcctggtctaccgccggactctagtggcaggtctcaaaggggcagctcggcgccccaccaatttggctaaggtaagagaggtcttacaaggaccggcagaacccccttcggttttcttagaacgcctaatggaggcctataggagatacactccgtttgagccctcttctgaggggcagcaggctgcagttaccatggccttcatcggacagtcagccccagatattagaaaaaagttacagaggctagaggggctccaagattattccttgcaagatttagtgagggaggcagaaaaggtgtaccacaaaagggagacagaagaagaaagagaggaaaga aaaaaaaaggaggcagaagagagagaaaggcggcgcgataagcgccaagagaaaaacttgactaggattttggccgcagtagtaagtgaaaaaggttttagggataggcagacagggaatctgagcaaccgggcaagaaagacacctagggataaaagatctcctctggacaaagaccagtgcgcatactgtaaagaaaagggtcactgggcaagagaatgtccccgaaagaaaaacgtcagagaagccagagttctgtccctagatgactaggggagtcaaggttcggaccccctccccgaacctaggataacgctgactgtggaggggactcccattgagttcctggtcgataccggggctgaacattcagttttgacccaacccctgggaagggtagggtccagacggacagtcgtacaaggagcaacagggagcaaagtctacccctggaccacaaagagacttttaaaggctggacataaacaggtgacccactcctttctggtcatacccgagtgcccctcccctttgttgggtagggacctcttaaccaaactaaaggcccagatccagttttctgctgagggcccacaagtaacatgggaagaccgccctacactgtgcctgaccctgaacctagaagaagaataccggctacatgaaaagccaggtccctcctctatcgacccatcctggctccaactttttcccactgtatgggcagagagggcaggcatgggactggccaatcaagtcccaccagtggtagtggaactaagatcaggtgcctcaccggtggctgttcgacaatatccaatgagcaaggaagcccgggaaggtatcagaccccacatccagaggttcttagacctaggggtcctggtgccctgtcaatcgccctggaatacccctctactacctgtaaaaaagccagggaccaatgactatcggccagtccaagacctgagagaaattaataaaagggtacaggatattcatcccaccgtcccaaacccttacagccttctgagttcccttccgccctgccacacttggtattcagtcttagatctcaaggatgcctttttctgcctcaggctacaccccagcagccagccgctattcgcgttcgagtggaaagacccagaaaaaggtaacgcaggtcagttgacctggacacggctgccccaagggttcaagaactctcccactctcttcgacgaggccctccaccgagatttggccccctttagggccctcaaccctcaggtagtgctactccaatatgtagacgacctcttggtggcagcccccacatatagagactgcaaagaagggacacaaaagctcctacaggaattgagtaaattagggtaccgggtatcggctaaaaaggcccagctctgccaaagagaggtcacctatctggggtacctactcaaggggggaaaaagatggctgaccccggcccgaaaggctactgttatgaaaatccccgctcccacgacccccagacaggtccgtgaatttctgggcactgcaggattctgcaggctctggatccctgggtttgcttccctagctgcacccctgtatcccttaacaaaggaaagcatcccttttacctggactgaggaacatcaaaaagcttttgaccgcataaaaaaagccttgctgtcagcccccgctttggccctcccagacctcaccaaaccatttactctatacgtagatgagagagccggtgtggcccggggagtgcttactcagactttaggaccctggcggcggccagtagcttacctatcaaaaaaattggatccggtggctagcgggtggccaacctgcctgaaagcggttgcagccgtggcactccttctcaaggacgctgataagttaaccttgggacagaatgtgactgtgattgctccccatagcctcgaaagcattgtgcggcagccccccgaccggtggatgaccaatgccaggatgactcattaccagagcctgctgctaaatgaaaggatatcgtttgcaccccctgccatcctgaacccagctaccctcctaccagtcgaATCGGAAGCTaccccagtacacaggtgctcagagatcctcgccgaagaaactggaactcgacgagacctgaaagaccagccattgcccggggtgccagcctggtatacggacggtagcagtttcatcgcggagggtaagcagagagcaggggccgccatcgtagatggcaagcggacggtgtggacaagcagcctgccagaaggtacgtcagcccagaaggccgaactagtggctttgacgcaggcattacgcctggccgaaggaaaaaacatcaacatctacaccgacagcaggtatgcttttgccactgctcacattcatggggcaatatataaacagagggggttgctcacttctgcggggaaagacattaaaaacaaggaagaaattctggccctgctagaggccattcacctccctaagcgggtcgccattatccactgccccggtcaccagaggggaaatgaccctgtggccaccgggaaccggagggccgacgaggctgcaaaacaagccgccctgtcgaccagagtgctggcggaaactacaaaacctcaagagctaatcgaacccgcccaggttaaggccgagccaagagagctcacccctgaccgggggaaagaatttattcagcggttgcatcagttgacacacttaggaccagaaaagcttctccaattagtaaaccgcaccagcctcctcatcccgaacctccagtctgtagttcgcgaggtcaccagtcggtgtcaggcttgtgtcatgactaatgcggtcccaacctaccgagagatcggaaagagacaacgaggagatcgacccggcgtgtactgggaggtagacttcacagaggtaaagcctggccggtatggaaacaggtatctgctggtattcatagacactttttccggatgggtagaagcttttcctaccaaaactgaaacggccttgaccgtctgcaaaaagatattagaggaaattctaccccgcttcgggatccctaaggtactcgggtcagacaatggcccagcctttgttgctcagataagtcagggactggccactcaactggggataaattggaaattacactgtgcgtatagaccccagagctcaggtcaggtagaaagaatgaacaggacaatcaaagagaccttaaccaaattagccttagagaccggtggaaaagactgggtggccctccttcccttagcgctgctcagagccaggaatacccctggccagtttggtctaactccttatgaaattctctatgggggaccaccccccatactcgagtctggagggacattgggtcccaatgataattttctccctgtcttatttactcatttaaaggctttagaagttgtgaggacccagatctgggaccagatcaaggaggtgtacaagcccggtaccgtgacaatcccccacccgttccaggccggagaccgagtgcttgtcagacgccaccgacccagcagccttgagcctcggtggaaaggcccgtacctggtgttgctgaccaccccgaccgcagtaaaagtcgacggtatcgctgcctgggtccatgcttctcacctcaagcctgcaccaccctcggcaccagatgagtcttgggagctggaaaagactgatcatcctcttaagctgcgttttcggcggcggcagaacgagtga